DNA sequence from the Pedobacter schmidteae genome:
GCCTGCAATTCCTGATAAACTACAGCTTTCAAATCGTGCTTCGAGGCTATTGCTGCCAAACCTGGCCTGCACATGATTACAATTAACCAACTGAATTTTAGGATACAATGCAAATCCATCTGCATAACGATCTTGTTTTACCGCAGCTATGCTCAGGTGTACCGGTTCTGTTTTGGCACTTTCGGCAGTTTCTAAATTTTCCAGCTCCACACGATCAAACAACAGGCTTGAGTTGGCTTGCAAATAGGCGCCGTCATACCCTCCCGGCTTGTCCAGCTGATAGTGTTTAGGATTACCTATTTCCATTAGTCTGAGCCCTTTTTCCCTTCCTTTAACTGTTACATTTTTAAATTCAATCAGGTGCGGAAAGAACAGGCGTTGCCCTGTTTTAGTTTTGGAAAAAGGGGCCAGCTTCATCAGCCAGCAGGCACTTTTTGATTCGGGTACCGCCGAAAAATCTACTACCAGGTTTTCGACAATGATGGAGCGGCCAAAACCCAATGGGTATTTGTAATCAAAGTCAGCAGGACTGAAATCGAGGAATGCTGTTTCCGCAGCAGCTGCTGGCATAAACCGGCAATTGCGCAGGCGGATATCGCCATCCCATTTGGCCCCAAAATCTCTTCTGAAATTGATAAAACTGCGGCTGTAGCAGCTTGTATTTTCTATGATAAGTTCGCCTCCCCCGGTTACGGAAATTCCGCGATAACCAATGCCCGAATCCTTAATGTACAAGTTCCAGCAGTGAAAATGCACGTCAATCCGGTTCAGCTTACAATTTTCTACCCTGAAGTTTTTATTCAGGTTGGTCCCAAATACGCCCCAATGTATAGGGCCACCTTCGGCGGTTACATTACGGAACAGGGCATTGAGTATTCTGGCACCTCCTATGCCATAAGTACCTGCGGGCACATCATTTGCCGTTCCCTCCCTGTCCTGTTCATAAGGAATAAGGCGGATGTTTTCCAGTTTTACATCATATACCCCCGTAAAGGAATAGAAACCGGTACGCGGGCTCATGGCCACATCCTTTTTACCGGGCTCCAGTCCTACCCACTGGTTCTGAATAATCGTGCGGCTTCGTATGATGCTAAAACCATTTCTGACATATTTATTGCCCGGACTATCGCCCGACAAATAAAATGTCCCCCCATTGATGGTCAGGTAGCTGTTATCAACCGGATAGGCCATCAGGCTGGTGTAGCCTTTAAATTGCCAGGCTATATCACCAATAATACTGCCATGTTCTTCTACATAAAACAGTTCTTCACGGGCCCATGATTGTCCGTCGAATTTCTCGCCGGCACGGAACCCGATCTGATCATTTTTATCCTGAATCATCACCAGGCAATTTGGATAAGCGGCCAGCTCCGGAATCACTTTAACGCCCGGTTTCAGGCGGTTCAAAAACGTTGCTTTTTGAGCATCGCTAAGAACAATAGCTTTGGGTGCTGCCGCCGGGCTTACTTTAAAGCGGCCATCCCTTGCCGAATTGGTAGTTTCATCAATGTGGAAAATAGTGTTACCCCAGTCTACATTAGTCATGATTTCGATGTTGTTGGCTTTCTTCAGCCAATATTCGCCATGAAAATTGTGTACTGGCAAGCCCATCCTATTGGCATAAGTATGTGCTGCATAGATCTGAACGCTGTCGTCATTCTTTCCATCACCAACGGCGCCAAACAACTTATAATTTACAGTTTGCACATTGACCAGCATGGCAACCAACCCGTTTTCCAGTTTGATATGGCCTTCAGCTATAGCCGGGGCTGCATCTGTTATTTTCTCTATCCGGTAAGTCCCGTTTCCGCCGTCGCCGGCCTGGTGATAGCCATAGGTGTGCACTAATATTCCCTCTTTCAGCGAGCGATCGGCCACCATTTCACTAACCTGAGGGTAGTATCCTGCACTTTCTTTTTTACCTGCTTGCTGCATATTTTTTGTAGAGGCCAATACCGGGGCCGAAGCCGCAGACAGGCCGGCAATACCTAAAGCGGTTAATATCTTTCTCCGGCTCACCGGTTGATCCTCAGCAAAAGTGTTTTTCATATGGTTGTATTTTGAGCTTTAAGCTTTTCTTGTTTTTATAAAGTTAACCGATCGGGCTTCAAAAAATAGGTGAAAAATAAAAAGGCCTGCCTGTTAGATTCGTCATTGGGTGCATGCAAGGGTCTGTTGGTCATGGCTACACGGTTTTTAAGCCCCAGCAAATTATTCACTTTAATGCTATGGTTTAATGGGACCCATCGTTTTAACGGGTCTTCCGAACCTGCCGAAACCAGGAAAGGACGTGGTGCCATCAATGCATGCAGTTCATGCAAATCGTAACCTTCTTTTACCAGGTTAAGGTATAGTCCTTTTGCCGGATTATCGGGGGTCATCATCCCTCTTTTGCGCCATGGTTTGGGGTAATATCCCAGGTACCAGGGCTCCCAATAGTTTACCGCTTCTCTCGATTCATCAAATACAATTCCGGGATCGGACCATACCGCACAGGCAAATTTTTCGAACAGGCATGAGGCAAACATCGCCCATTTTCCACCGAAAGAGTGGCCCATAATGCCAATCCGCTTCGCATCTACATCAGGTACTTTGGACAAGGCATACCAGGCATTTGCAGCCGCATAGCCCAAGGCCGAAAGCGGTTGTATTTCGGCTTTTGTGATATCGGGATAATATATAGAATAAGTTTGTGCTTTGGAGGCCGCTGTTGTACCCAACGATAGGGTTATAAAACCTCTTTTGGTCAATTGAAGGGCAAAATCCCGTCCTTCCTTTCCTTGCCCTATAGCCGATTCGGGTTCATAAAAGACCGTAATCACTGCCGGCTTTTTGCCCTTACCATCGGGCACCGACAGGTAACCTTCCGTCCATTCGTTGGGTGTCCATTTAAACTTCACCCTATGCTGTGTAAACCCCTCTTTTCTTACCGTATCCAGCACCTGCATTTTTTGCTCCGTTAAAAAAGGTGGCCATTTGCCCATCAGTGTTGTCCAGCGGTCCAGTATTTCCTTTCTGCGGGCAGGCCATTGGGCAGCAGATTGAACAGGCTTGCCATTATAAAACTTTAAAGGCGAACGGAAATCACCGTAATCTCCTTTAAATTCGGCAGGAGGTTCAAAAAAAGGAGAAATTTCGGGCCATATTGTTTTGGCATAGGTGCTGTTAACTGCCTTATTCTCCTGGGCTTTTAGTTTTACTATACTACAAAAACATAGTATAAAATAAAGGGCGTACTTCTTATTCATTTTAATCTGTAATTGTAATTTCAAGTTTCCTTACTACATCCTGCCTGTTGTAAACATTCATATTGGTAGCTACAAAATATACCTGGTATACGCCTTTTTTGGTGTAATTATAGGTATATTTTTTGAGCTGTGCATCCGCATTCCCTTTTATAGAAATGGGCCTA
Encoded proteins:
- a CDS encoding acyl-CoA thioester hydrolase/BAAT C-terminal domain-containing protein — its product is MNKKYALYFILCFCSIVKLKAQENKAVNSTYAKTIWPEISPFFEPPAEFKGDYGDFRSPLKFYNGKPVQSAAQWPARRKEILDRWTTLMGKWPPFLTEQKMQVLDTVRKEGFTQHRVKFKWTPNEWTEGYLSVPDGKGKKPAVITVFYEPESAIGQGKEGRDFALQLTKRGFITLSLGTTAASKAQTYSIYYPDITKAEIQPLSALGYAAANAWYALSKVPDVDAKRIGIMGHSFGGKWAMFASCLFEKFACAVWSDPGIVFDESREAVNYWEPWYLGYYPKPWRKRGMMTPDNPAKGLYLNLVKEGYDLHELHALMAPRPFLVSAGSEDPLKRWVPLNHSIKVNNLLGLKNRVAMTNRPLHAPNDESNRQAFLFFTYFLKPDRLTL